The proteins below are encoded in one region of Syntrophorhabdus sp.:
- a CDS encoding RNA-binding transcriptional accessory protein, which yields MEHNEKIAKELGISEGRVRATAALLADGATVPFIARYRKEATGSLDEVAIGAIRDRLEQLEELDKRRAAILRSLEERELLTEDLKEEIEAAETLAVLEDLYLPFRPKRRTRATIAREKGLEPLARMLFTGEGTREAGFDAAGQAAAFVDADKGVGSVEEALAGARDIIAEWISEDAAGRAAVRDLFLAKAHLASRVIAGKQEDGARYRDYYEWEEPVRSAPSHRVLAMRRGEREGFLMLSVTGCEEEALRLLKHRFINAATPAPDEVAAAVEDGAARLLFPSMETEARVAMKERADAEAIRVFSENLRQLLLAAPLGQKSVLAIDPGFRTGCKVVCLDRQGKLLHRDTIYPHTSQRQADEAGRTVVDLCARFEVEAIAVGNGTAGRETESFLGALELPHRIQIISVNESGASIYSASEAAREEFPEEDVTVRGAVSIGRRLMDPLAELVKIDPKSIGVGQYQHDVDQPALKRALDDVVMSCVNAVGVEVNTASAQLLGYVSGLGPALAKAIVSYRDENGPFHTRKDLKKVPRLGPKAFEQSAGFLRIRGASNPLDGSAVHPESYPVVEAMARDAGCSVADLMSDEGLRKSIDLHRYVAEKTGLPTLTDIMAELARPGRDPREEFHAFAFAEGIEKMEDVRPGMRLPGIVTNVTAFGAFVDIGVHQDGLVHVSQLANRFVKNPSDVVKVHQQVMVKVLSVDLGRRRISLTMKE from the coding sequence ATGGAGCACAACGAAAAGATAGCAAAAGAACTCGGCATTTCGGAAGGAAGGGTGCGGGCGACCGCCGCTCTTCTTGCGGACGGCGCCACGGTTCCCTTCATTGCCAGGTACCGGAAAGAGGCCACGGGGTCCCTCGACGAGGTGGCTATAGGCGCCATACGGGACCGGCTGGAACAGTTGGAGGAATTGGATAAACGCAGGGCGGCGATCCTTCGGTCCCTGGAAGAGAGGGAACTGCTCACGGAGGACCTGAAGGAGGAGATCGAGGCGGCCGAGACGCTCGCCGTGCTCGAAGACCTGTACCTGCCCTTTCGCCCTAAACGCAGGACCCGGGCCACCATCGCGAGAGAGAAAGGACTGGAGCCCCTGGCGCGCATGCTCTTCACCGGCGAGGGTACCCGGGAGGCGGGGTTCGACGCCGCCGGACAGGCGGCCGCCTTTGTCGACGCCGACAAAGGCGTGGGGTCCGTCGAGGAGGCGCTTGCCGGCGCCCGTGACATCATTGCCGAGTGGATAAGCGAGGATGCCGCCGGGCGGGCCGCGGTGAGGGACCTCTTCCTGGCAAAGGCCCATCTCGCGTCGAGGGTCATAGCGGGAAAGCAAGAGGATGGTGCCCGGTACAGGGATTACTACGAATGGGAGGAACCCGTCAGGAGCGCGCCGTCGCACCGGGTGCTCGCGATGAGGCGGGGAGAGAGGGAAGGCTTCCTGATGCTGTCCGTCACGGGCTGTGAAGAGGAGGCCTTGAGGCTTCTGAAGCATCGCTTCATCAACGCGGCGACGCCGGCACCCGATGAGGTCGCGGCAGCCGTAGAAGACGGGGCGGCAAGACTCCTCTTTCCGTCCATGGAGACGGAGGCGCGCGTGGCCATGAAGGAACGGGCCGACGCGGAGGCGATCAGGGTATTCTCGGAGAACCTGCGCCAGCTCCTGCTTGCCGCGCCGCTGGGGCAGAAGAGCGTTCTCGCCATCGACCCGGGGTTCAGGACAGGATGCAAGGTGGTCTGTCTCGACAGGCAGGGCAAGCTCCTCCACCGGGACACGATCTATCCCCACACATCGCAGAGGCAGGCGGACGAGGCTGGGCGCACGGTGGTCGATCTTTGCGCGCGCTTTGAGGTCGAGGCCATAGCCGTCGGAAACGGCACGGCGGGCAGGGAAACGGAGTCTTTCCTGGGGGCCCTTGAGTTGCCGCACCGGATACAGATCATCAGCGTCAACGAGAGCGGGGCGTCCATCTACTCGGCATCCGAGGCTGCCCGGGAGGAATTCCCCGAGGAGGACGTAACGGTCAGGGGGGCCGTGTCCATAGGGAGACGCCTCATGGATCCCCTCGCCGAACTCGTCAAGATCGACCCAAAGTCCATCGGTGTCGGCCAGTATCAGCATGACGTGGACCAGCCGGCCCTCAAAAGGGCCCTCGATGACGTGGTGATGAGCTGTGTGAATGCCGTCGGGGTGGAGGTCAACACGGCAAGCGCGCAGCTTCTCGGGTACGTGTCCGGTCTGGGTCCCGCCCTCGCGAAGGCCATCGTGTCGTACCGGGACGAGAACGGTCCCTTTCACACCAGAAAAGACCTGAAGAAGGTGCCGAGACTGGGGCCGAAGGCCTTTGAACAGTCGGCGGGATTCCTGCGGATACGGGGCGCGTCGAACCCGCTCGACGGGAGCGCCGTCCATCCCGAGAGCTACCCCGTCGTCGAGGCCATGGCGCGCGATGCCGGATGCTCCGTCGCGGACCTCATGAGCGATGAGGGCCTCCGGAAGAGCATCGACCTTCACCGGTACGTTGCGGAAAAAACCGGCCTGCCGACACTCACGGATATCATGGCGGAGCTTGCGCGGCCGGGCAGGGACCCGAGGGAGGAGTTCCACGCCTTCGCCTTCGCCGAGGGCATAGAGAAGATGGAGGACGTAAGGCCGGGGATGAGGCTTCCCGGCATAGTCACCAACGTGACGGCCTTCGGTGCCTTTGTGGACATAGGCGTTCATCAGGACGGTCTTGTCCACGTGAGCCAGCTTGCGAACCGGTTCGTGAAGAACCCCTCCGACGTGGTGAAGGTACACCAACAGGTGATGGTGAAGGTCCTCTCCGTTGACCTCGGGCGCAGGCGGATATCGCTGACCATGAAGGAATAG
- a CDS encoding YbhB/YbcL family Raf kinase inhibitor-like protein, with amino-acid sequence MDAMTIESPAFKDNGMIPKQYTCDGKDINPPILFRNIPPGTRSLALVVDDPDAPAGTWVHWVLWNIDPGTREVKEHSVPTGALEGRNDFRRTSYGGPCPPSGTHRYFFKLYALDTVLSIGRNSTKQDLEKAMKGHILAEARTVGLYKR; translated from the coding sequence ATGGACGCGATGACCATCGAAAGCCCGGCCTTCAAGGACAACGGCATGATCCCGAAACAGTACACCTGCGACGGGAAGGATATCAATCCCCCTATCCTCTTCCGGAACATCCCCCCGGGGACCCGATCACTGGCGCTCGTCGTCGACGACCCCGACGCACCTGCCGGGACATGGGTCCATTGGGTCCTGTGGAACATCGATCCCGGGACACGGGAGGTCAAGGAGCATTCCGTGCCGACAGGGGCGCTTGAGGGAAGGAACGACTTCAGGAGGACAAGCTATGGGGGACCATGTCCTCCATCCGGGACACACCGGTACTTCTTCAAGCTGTACGCTCTGGACACGGTGCTGAGCATCGGCAGGAACTCGACAAAGCAGGACCTCGAAAAGGCCATGAAGGGCCACATACTCGCCGAGGCCCGGACGGTGGGATTATACAAAAGGTGA
- a CDS encoding dodecin domain-containing protein — protein MRSEGRVARVTEVIAGSPKSFEDAVVIGFRRASKTLRGITGLRVKEQRARVEDGKIIEFRVTLEVIFILES, from the coding sequence ATGAGGTCTGAGGGCAGGGTCGCACGCGTTACGGAGGTCATCGCGGGATCTCCCAAGAGTTTTGAAGATGCCGTGGTTATCGGGTTCAGACGAGCTTCCAAAACGTTACGGGGCATTACCGGCCTGCGTGTGAAGGAACAGCGCGCAAGGGTCGAAGATGGAAAGATAATAGAATTCCGCGTCACCCTCGAGGTCATCTTTATCCTGGAAAGCTGA